Sequence from the Primulina huaijiensis isolate GDHJ02 chromosome 16, ASM1229523v2, whole genome shotgun sequence genome:
GGTGAAAACTCAAATTCCACAAAGAAATACATTTGtatctaattaaattcaatttgaaataattgaactgttagatttaaatatgtttataaataaattgagtATTTCACCATGATTGTCGATAATTTagtaattaattgaattttaacatTTGTCAATATAGTATAGTTTAATATCGTTGTGTGTCTTAATTctttatttgaagttgaattcaTCATTGATCATTGAATTCGTCGTTTTTTAATTGCAATtatcttatttaattaatttagattaATGATTCATATctcatcattttatttattttatcttaattaagttaaatgataaaaattttactgattaaatattagtttattaGATCGGTGACTTTTAGGacattttataaatcatttgaTTTCGTTGACTATCGTTTTTAGTCACATTCGGTGGGATTACAAATATTTAGTTTTTCTTCAAAgactagtattttaaataatataaaatgggATTTTATCATACATTTCTCCATCGCAAAAGATTTTCTTTCTCATATAATAATAGAATATTGCATCTCACAATTATgtggaattaattaattagttaaagtGAGGATATCAATTATTACGTATCTGTCTATAGTCAACCCTATTTAAATGCCAATAAAACAAGAAACTGAAACCAACTATTTCCTAATAACGACAGTAATATTTTCTTCTGTAAATATAAATAtggtaaaaatttatgtgagacgatctcataggtcatattttgtgagacggatattttatttgggtcattcataaaaaaaatttctttttatgttaagagtattactttttattgtgaatatcggtagagttgacccgtatcacatataaagatttgtGATACCGTCTTATAAGAAACCTACTCTAAAAATATTAAGCgagtttattttgtattataaAAAAACTTAGAAAAACATAAATGGATTAATCCTCTCTATTTATGTCCCTATTTTTCCAACTCGGCTGCTAAGTTTCTTCCTGTCTTAATTCAGTCTCCCTCGCAGAAACAAACACGAAAGAGAGGATCACACAGAGAAACCTCGATGGATGCAAAGGCGGTTGTCCATGATGTTCCACCTTACCTAAAAGTATACGAAGATGGAACCGTCGAAAGGCTTCTAGGAGTAGAAACTGTCCCACCAACACTAGATTCCGACACCGGAGTCTCCTCCAAGGATGTCCTAATCCTACCGGAACGTGGCGTATCAGCCCGGCTCTATCGCCCCAGTCCCTCGGCCAACCACCACAAGAAACACCCTTTAGTCGTCTACTTCCACGGCGGAGCTTTCTGCATATCATCTCCTGCTGATCCCAAGTACCACGACATGCTGAGCAAGCTAGTTAAAGAGGCTCAAATCGTCCTTATTTCAGTTGATTACCGAAGAGCCCCTGAAAGCCCACTTCCTACGGCGTACGAGGACTCGTGGGCAGCGCTTCAATGGGTTGCTTCACACATCGAAAATGGTAGCGAAATTTGGTTGAAAGAGTTTGCTGATTTTGACGAAGTGTACTTAGCAGGAGACAGTGCAGGCGCTAACATTTCGCATCACTTGGCGATCAAGGCAGGGTTACAAACACAAAATCACAGCTTAGGAAAACTCAAGATTGTCGGGATCTTAATGGTGCACCCATATTTCTGGGGAAAGGATCCGATCGGAGTGGAAGAGGAGAATCCGATGTTCAAATCGGTGGTGGACAAGTGGTGGGAATTCGTCTGCCCGTCGGATCTCGGCTGCGATGACCCGTGGATCAACCCGTTCGTGATCGGGGCTTCGAGTCTTGAAGGATTGGCTTGTAGCAAGATTCTTGTTTGCGTTGCAGGGAATGATATTTTGAGGGAAAGAGGAAGATTGTACTACGAATCATTGGTGAAGAGTGCATGGAAAGGGCAAGCTCAGTTTCTTGAAACAGAAGGCGAGGATCATGTCTTTCATATCATTGATTCTGATTCGAAGAAAGCTATGGAACTTATCAAGATATGTGCTGAATTCTTGAACAAGGATTAATGTGGGATTCGAGTCAAGATGATACAGAAAACAAAAGATCACCCGAAAAAAGGAAATAAAAGTTTGGAACTTGTGGTCCAGCAAGTTTAGTTATGTTCCATTGATTTTGTGTCCTATCTGCAATTGTTCAAGCTCATTCTTGTATTTCGACTACTTCACTATTAAAAAAATCGTAATTATTTTCTTCCTGCAATCATTTATAGAATATTCAATCTCGTAGCAACTCAGGTTCATACACGTTTTAGTCCATATATATAGTTTGGAGTTTTCCTGATTTAGTCTTTTTTCTTATACCAAGATATCAAGTCCAATGAAATAGGACGGCCTAATTAACTAATTTGAGAAAATGAGAACAGTTTTGAAAAAGATCAACATTTTCCcaactaaataataataatggcgATCATTCCAAATCCTCATATTTTAATGGGCAATAATTGTGCACGTCTGCCAACTCTGGCAAACCAATTGTAGACCAACAAGGCTTTATTAAGTAACGACAAAAACAATGAAAACCAGAAGACTAAATTACACGTCTTTCTGGTAAAGTGAGAAGCCATGCCATGCGACCCCAACGATTAACGAAGGCGCCAAAAAGAAATATGTGAgagaattaattttttaatatttaagaaattggaCATCATACGTGGACTGTGAAATTTGACATGCACTTGATCCATCGTTTCAGTGATTTATACGTATCCAAAGTTTTCTATTATGagtgttttttcaaaaacaacacaaaaaattgcATAAAGTGAAGATACTGACTATATAATAGCATTGAAAAAATCTCACATGAGGAGAGATGCTACATCGGGAGAGCTCGGTGTCGTACATCCATCGGATGAGATGAGACTTGATTATGACATTCAACGGATttccaatattttcaaaaataacacaaaaattgCATAAAGGTGGCAAATGTCATTGCAAAACTATAGATTGATCTGCGACGGGTTGATCGTCGGCGAGCTCTTGGTTAGGAGACCGTAGGATAGGTTGCTAAAACAAACCACGAGGAGAGGATCGACCCATTCAATAGATTTCCAAAGAAAAACTATTCACAATTACACGTTTTTGATTTTGTCTAAAGAGTCCTCCAACTATTTTGGTTAAATTACAGTCATgataaaatcttgatttatttattcatcATCAGTAGATTTCCAAAGAAAGACTGGGTGAATACAATTCCACAAATTTATCAGGTGAATCTATAGATATGGCTCTTGAAGAGACCTAACCGTAATCATCGATCCGGATTAAAAGATTCCGAAGACGTTGGGCCTAATTAGTATTATTTCGGTATGTTAATTCATTTTTAGCCTTTCATTCCCTTCTATAAACTACTGTCGTTTACACGACCGAAGTATGCAAATACGAGTTCTTATCGATATCATATAGGATGGAAAGGGGGAAAATATTCACCAAGCAAGGCTTCAAGACTTAAAAACAGTTGAGCTCTCACAGGATACAAAAGAGCTGATCAAGGATAGGAGACAGAGCAAAGAACAGTTTGGTAATCGACATTTCTCCTAATCTCACAACTCCGAAATCTAGAACACAACAGTGTCGAGCATCGTCCCCAACGTCTGAACAATATTTGAAGACATCAGGTTTGAGACATGTTCCTCGAGATGTTTCTTTGCGTCCTGTCTTCCCACATTAGCAATGGCTAGTTTTTCAGGAGGCAACTCATCTTCTTCCTGAACTGCTTTGTTATATTTGATCGCTAGATTCAGCATCTCCTGTACAATTAATTATAAACAGAAAATTGGTGAGTTGGTACAGGAGAGAGGAATCATACAAGGGTGAAATGTCAAGCTAAAACGCCTATATCTAGCAGCATTTGATACACTGGAAATCATAATCAAACTGTAACTCTCAAGTGTTAATATCACCAATATGTCGAGAAAGAATCAACATTACCGGATTAGTTCTACCACCAAAACCTCGTAATCTTTATTGCAAGGTAACCAAAACAAGATACTTGATTATTTCATGTCCTAACGTCACAAAATCACACCAGCAAGACAACTGCCTACACATGGTGATAGTATCGACTgcggtattttaataaataaattataatgttCCGATTTTCTGTAAAAGCCAGCCTGAAAGTATGACATATCGGTCCGTCGAATCTGATGACTGAACTTAAGGAGTGTTTGCAACCACCGAAACAAATGATTATTCACTTTTCactttaaaaagaaaacatttttttgTGTTTCTTAAAGATCTCAAATTTTGCTTCAGCTTAATTTCTTTCAAATCCAGAAGTTGGTCTCATGCTGAGTGTGATTCTTTAAAAGtgattatgatattttgataaataaatagaaGTTATTTTGGACACTTACCACATTATTTTTGTCTAATCTAAAATTACTCTTCacatttatttacatttcacaatacacaatcaaatcatatctcCAATAACagtatttttggtattttattaaaaaactaGTATTAGAATAACTTATTTACAACTCTACTTCAAAAAATCTTCAgcttttcattttaatttcaaaCATTGATCCACTCTGATTTTGCCCATTTCTTCACACTctataaatttgataactttTAAAAAAGCATAATCTTTTGCAAAAACTCCCTTAAAGCCTTGATCAAAGAACCACTATATTCGTaaaaatactcgattcatggcTGTCCGTTGCttgttaaaaaaagaaagaaaagataaGGAAAGATAACGAAAGTACTTGGACTGTCTGCTCATTCGTTTTGGAGTGGGCATCAAACCGCTGAAGGGTCAATCCATCTGTCCATTTCTTCTTGTGAAGATTCAATAGCATCTTTTCCTCCAATTCATTCTTTCTATAATTTATGGCTATGGAGTAATAATGCCTGTTCAAACCGT
This genomic interval carries:
- the LOC140960757 gene encoding probable carboxylesterase 2 yields the protein MDAKAVVHDVPPYLKVYEDGTVERLLGVETVPPTLDSDTGVSSKDVLILPERGVSARLYRPSPSANHHKKHPLVVYFHGGAFCISSPADPKYHDMLSKLVKEAQIVLISVDYRRAPESPLPTAYEDSWAALQWVASHIENGSEIWLKEFADFDEVYLAGDSAGANISHHLAIKAGLQTQNHSLGKLKIVGILMVHPYFWGKDPIGVEEENPMFKSVVDKWWEFVCPSDLGCDDPWINPFVIGASSLEGLACSKILVCVAGNDILRERGRLYYESLVKSAWKGQAQFLETEGEDHVFHIIDSDSKKAMELIKICAEFLNKD